The genomic interval CGTTGTCTCGCAACGCGCCGACAACGGCGCCAGCAGCGGCGAGCCATCCTCCATCACCAACACCCAAACCCAAGGCGTCGATGAAGGCGGCATCGTCAAGCAGATCGGCCGCTACCTCGTCATCCTGCAAGACGGCCGCCTCTTTGTCGCCGACACGCGCGCCGGCGGCGGCGCACAACTCGCACTCGCCAACCGCGCCAACGTCTATCGCTACCCAGGGCAGGACACCTGGTACGACGAGCTTCTCACCAGCGGCAATCGCGTCCTCGTCACTGGCTACTCGTACCGCGAGCGCGCCTCCGAAGTGACGGTGTTCACGCTTGCCGATAATGGCCAGCTCACGCGCGAAGCCACGTACTACATTTCGTCGAACGATTATTACGACGTCGAGAACTACGCGACACGTCTCGTCAACGGCAATCTCGTCATCTACACGCCGCTCGCTGTGAGCGCGATCAACCCCAACCGCGCCGTCAGCTGGCCGCTGATCCGCCGCTGGATCAGCGACGGCGACCGCGAAACCCGCACCACCCGCGGCCGTCCGTTGTTCGACGCGCAAGACATCTACAAGCCGGTGCAATCGACGCAGAACCCCGTCGTGCACTCCGTCTCCGTTTGCCCCCTCGGCGGCGATCTCTCCGGCGACGAACTCGAATGCCGCACCACCGCCTTCGTCGGCACAGGCCAGCGCGAATTCTTCGTCTCGACGTCCGACATTTATCTCTGGACCACGCCGTACCCGTACGAGCAGGGCGAGCGCTGCGCCGCCGATGCCGACGCATCGCTGCCCGCCACCATCTTCCAGGTCCCGCTCAACGGCGCCTCGCCACGCGCCATCCACGCGCGCGGCCAGCCCATCAACCAGCTCGCGCTGGATTCTTCCGCCACCGAATTTCGCGCTTTGCTTTCGATGAACACCAGCGGCTGCAATCGCGCGTCCGAAGCGGAGATGGCCTATTTCCGCGTGCCCTTCACCGCGCTCACGACAACCCCGCGCCAAGCGCCCGAACGCAGCTACACCGAAACGCCCACGCCCGGCTCGATGACCTACGAAGTCCGCTACACCCAAACCCACGTCGTCTACGGCTCGCGCGATCAATACCGCTCCGGCCCACCGCAACCCGACAGCGGCCTCACCAACGTTACCGGCCGCGTCGTCGCCGTGCCGCTCGCACAGCCGCGCAATGCAACGGTGATCGAAGCGCCGCACAACATCATCCGCGTCGAACGCGCCGGCGGCGACGTCATCCTCACCGGCTATCGCAGCGATGAGGGCCTCTCCGTCTCGCTGCTCGATCTCGGCGCCCGCACGCCGCGCATCGCGCAAACCCAAGTGCTGCGCAACCGTTACGAATCCGAAGGCCGCAGCCACGCCTTCAATGCGCTGGTTCGTCCAGAAGGCGACGGCATCATGGGCCTACCCACCATCACGCGCGTCAAACAGGGCCACCGCTGGGCATGGCGCTCAGAAGCCAGCGACATCTCCTTCCTCACCGTGAACGCGCAAAACCAGCTCGGCATCGCCGGCGAACTCGAGGCCGATCCAAACGCACGCGACTCCAGCTACGCCTGCGAAGTCAGTTGCGTCGATTGGTACGGCAACACCCGCGCGCTCTTCATCGGCAACCGCGTCTTCGGCCTCTCTGCCACCGAACTGATCGAAGGCGAACTCGTGGGCGGCCGGATTCAGGAACGCCAGCGTTTGAACCTCTCGCGGCCCGTGGAGCGCGGCGCGCGCGGGCGCTAAGCCTAGACCCGTGTGATGCGTGGTGGCGGCCCAGACTTCGGTAACTCCGCTCGATGACGCCCCCGTCAACAAATGTCGCCCTTCGCGCACGCAGCACAGATGGAATCTGAAAAGCGCCAACTAACGCTAGCCTTTTCCTTATCGGCGCCTCTTATTGGCGCCCGACCGCGCCGGCAGGCAGCGTCAGAACGGGGAGGACTTCAATGGTAAGAGCGTACACCGATGACCCGCGAGATCACGTCGGACGGCAGGTAGATCTCACCACGGTCGACGGCCTTGTCGCGCCCGATCCGCAAGGCTTCAATCTCGACGATTACGTCGGCTTCACCTACCGCGGCAAACCGGTTGTCGATCTCGATCAAGTCGTCGTGCAGATCGATTCCGGCAGCCACGACAAGGTGAATAGCGGGAAGATCACCTACAGCTTTTTGAACATGGACCACCTCACTGGTCTGTTCAACAATCCGACCATCGGCTTCACCGCCGGCGACGGCGTCAATCCGTTCAGCGAAGCGCAAAAGGCCGAAGCGCGTCAGTCGATCTAATTCTGGGATGATCTGATTGCGCCGGAGTTTGTCGAGAAGAACGGCGTCGGCGCTGATATCCGCTTCGCCAATAGCGCCGATCCCGCGCAGGCCTATGCGTATTATCCCACGCCGGGTCACGGCTACAAATTCGCGAGCGATGTGTTCATCGCCGATCCGGAACTGAACTGGACCAACAATTGGCTCGGCTTCAACGGCTACGGCGCGACGACTCTGATCCACGAACTGGGCCATTCCATCGGCCTGTCGCACCCCGGCGCCTACAACTTCGCGCCAGGCATTCCGCTCTCCTATCTCGGTCTCGCCGAATACGCTCAAGACAGCGAACAATACTCGATCATGTCCTATTGGGCGCCGGCGGAGACGGGCGCGCAGATCCTCGACTTCAGCACGTTCCTGTTCGGCAACGCACAGACGCCGATGCTGCACGACATCTACGTCGCGCAATCGATCTATGGCGCCGATCCGACCACGCGCGCCGGCGACACGATCTATGGCTTCAACTCCACCGCGGGGCGCGACGCGTTCGATTTCTCGAGCAACGCGTTCCCCAACGTCTCGATCTACGACGCGGGCGGCAACGACACGATCGACCTGTCGGGCTTCAACGCCAGCGTGTTCCTGGACCTGCATGACGGCGCGTTCAGCTCCGGCGCGCAGGCCGCCCCGACCGCGGCCGTCGTCAATGCCAACCGTGCCGCCCTCACGGCACTGACGGACGGAGCGCAGGTGTTCGCGCCCCTCACTCAGGCCCAGATCGACAACACCATCAACATCCGCTCCGGCAATCACGCCATCTTCATCCAGGGCGACACCGGCGTCGCCGGCGTCCGCGCCACGGCCTACGACAATCTCTCAATCGCCTACGGCACGGTGATCGAAAACGGGATCGGCGGTTCGCAGCGCGACGTGCTGTGGGGCAACGAGGTCGCCAACCGGCTCGAAGGCCGCGGCGGCAATGACGTGCTCAACGGCTTCGAAGGCGCCGACACCTTGGTCGGCGGCGCGGGCAACGACCTGTTCGTGCTGAGCGTCGTTGAGTCCGGCGATAAGGTCATGGACTTCCAGACCGGCCTTGACGACATCGACCTCCGCGGCACGGGCATCGACATGACTTGGATCGGCGGCGCGGCGTTCAGCGGTGTTGCGGGTCAGGTTCGCTTCGCCAGCGATGTTCTCTCCGTCGACATCAACGGCGACGGCGTGGCTGATATGATCGCCAGCGTGCTCGGTGACGACCTCGTCGCCAGCGATGTGCTGATCCTGTAGAGCAGCGCCAACCCACCGCGAATAGGGCGGCGAGCTTGCTCGCCGCCCTATTTGTATCCGCTAGCTACTCGGCTGCCCCACGCCGCGCCGCCGCTGCGCGTTCAGCGCGTTCATGCCGCTCGCGAAACTCCTCCGCGAATGACGAGGCGAGAATACCCGTTGGCAGCGCCACGATGCCAACACCCGCGAGCGCGACAAACCCCGCCGCCACGCGCCCCCACAGCGTCTCGGGATAAACGTCGCCGTACCCAACCGTCGTCAGCGTCACGACCGCCCACCACATCGCACGCGCAATCGAGCCAAACGCTTCCGGCTTGTTCTCACCTTCGATCAGATACAGCATCATCGCCGCGATATAGAGTTGCGCGCCCGCGACGCAGAGCGCGGCCATCAATGGCGCCCAAGCCCGCCGCACCGCCGCGCCCACAATCGCAAACGCCGGCACGTAACGCGCCAGTTTGAACAGCCGAAACAGCCGCAACGCCCGCAGAGCAGGGAAGAGCGCAATGCTGGCTTCCGGAAAGAACACCATCGCGACCAGCTCCGGCAAAAACGCCAGCACGTCCGCGATCGTCACCGGCTGCATCAAAAACCGCAGCCGCCCCATCACGCCCGCGTGCGCCGGGTTCTCGCCCTCCGACCAAAACCGCAGCGCAAACTCAACCGCGAAAATCCAAACCACCGCGAGATTGATCGCCTGCAGCGGCGCCAGCCACGCCGGATCAAGCATGGTGTCAGCGCGCGACGCCTCCGTTTCCAACGCCAGGGAGAACAAGCTGATCAACACCAGCGCGATGATCGTGCCGGAAAAGAAATTGATCCCGCCCGGCTCGTCGGGTTCGAGCCAGTCGTGGACGTACGCCTTCGCCGTCGCGTGTTTGCGCCTAATCAGCGGCATGCGCGCCATTACATCCGCACCGCGCGCGCCCGCAAGCCCGCTCAGCTAGGCGTTGCGAGTTTCAGCCCCACCACGCCCGCCACGATCATAACAATGCACGCCAGCCGCACCGCATTGGCGCTCTCGCCAAACAGGAACAACCCCGCAATCGCCGCGCCCACCGCGCCGATCCCGGTCCACACCGCGTACGCCGTGCCAATCGGCAGCGTCTTCACTGCCAAGCCCAGCAGCACCATCGAAACCAGCAGCGAAACGATCGTGAAGCTCGACCACCAGATCCGCGTGAAGCCCTCGGAGTATTTGAGCCCAATCACCCACCCAATCTCCGCCACGCCGGCTAGCCCCAACATCACCCACGCTTGCATAGCTTGCTCCGAAGCCAAGAACTCACGCCGAACACAATAGGGAACAGGAACACGATGCGGTAGCGCCGTGTTTCCCCGCCATGACGCAAATCCTCCGCGCCATCCCGCTTCTGATCTTCCCGGCGCTGCTCTATGCCGCCGTCGCGCTCACCATGGAGCATGACGCCGTGCGCGCCTCGCTCAACGAAGTGTTCTTCAACACCTATCTGCCCAGCGGCGCATTGTTCGCGGTCACCCGTGGCCACGGCATCGTGATGCTGGCCGCCGGGCTGCTCTTCCTCGAGATCATTAAGTCGACCTCGGTCTCACGCTGGGCGCTCGTCGAGAACGGCTTGGCCTTCGTCGCCTTCACCATCGCCTTCATTCTCTTCCTGCTGCACTCAGCGTTCGGCACCATCGAATTCGCGCTCATTATGATCATGATGCTCGTCGACTTCATGGCCGGCTTCATCGTGATGACCGTCAGCGCCCGCCGCGACGTCTCGTTCGGCGGCGACGCTTAGCGCGGGCGTCCGTCGAGCAGTGCGAGCAGCCCGAGGAAGCTCTTCACTGTGAACCACACCATCACGATGAAGCCGACGATGGCGACCAACCACAAGATCAGGATGCCTATGCCGATGAACACCGTAATCCAACCAACCAGCGCGATCACGGCAAGTCCGATCGCCCACCAAAACGCCACGAACCACACCCGCACCTGATCGTCCAAGTGCGAGCGCGCCAACGGCCCCGCGCCGTCGCGCCCCGCCAGCGCCACGATCACGCCCACCAGCGCAAACAGCGCAAAGCTCGGAATGCTCAACAGATAGAGTACGTACACAATCATCGCCGATCCACGGCCGGCGTCGTTGGGCGGAAGAGGGGTGTTGGTCATGGCGTAGGAGATTGCATCGCGCGCGTGAGACTTCAACTCCCGGAACGCCGCCTTGGCAATTCAGCGCCGGAAAGCACCGGAAATAGATCGTTCCAATCCGGGTTGCTTCGCTCAATCAGCTCGACTTTCCAGTCGCGATTCCAATGCTTGATTTCGTACTCTCGATCGCGCGCTTCTGACATGAATTGCTCGAACCAAACCAGCTTGGTCACGCCATACTTGGCGACGAACTTCGAGCCGACGCCTTGCTTGTGATCCCCAACCCGCGGGATCAGATCGAGCGCCGAGCCGGTGTAGAGTGTCCCATGCCTGCGGCTCGCCATGATGTAAGCGGCGGTGCAGCGGCTCTCATCGACACGCACGTGTCCCTCCACCCATCCCCCGGGCTCGGCGCAGCCGAGAACCGGGGACCCATTTGCCACAGGCAGATTGACACTACGCGCAACGGCGGCAGCGCGTGTCAACGCTCAACGGCCCGCGTTTAATGGGTCCCCGGTTCGCCGCTTCGCGCCGCCCGGGGAATGGGTGGAGCTACTTCTTCTTCGCCAACGGATGCTTCGTCTCCACCAGCGTTTTCAACCGCCCCTCGGCGACGTGCGTGTAAATCTGCGTCGTCGCGATATCGGCGTGTCCCAGCAGCGTCTGCACCGTCCGCAAATCCGCGCCGCCTTCCACCAGATGCGTCGCGAACGCGTGCCGCAGCACATGCGGTGAAACCCGCGCCGGCGAAATCCCCGCCTTCACCGCCGCCGCTTCCAAAATCTGCGCCACCCGCCGCCGCGTCAGCTTGCCATCCGCCGCACTCGCCGACGGAAACAACCACCGCGCCGCCCGCTCGCGCTGCGCTTCGTTCTTCGGCAACGCACCCACGCGCGCTTCCAAGTGCGCATCGAGCGCCGCCAGAGCAGGGCGCCCAAGCACGACCAAGCGCTCCTTCCCGCCCTTGCCCTCGATGATCATGTGCTCTTGCCCCGGCTTCGGCGCCGAGCGCAGCGGCAACG from Terricaulis silvestris carries:
- a CDS encoding beta-propeller domain-containing protein; the encoded protein is MLARVLAAVAVTLVATSALAQVAPKTPRNIPREPPVWSSLERFSSDAEFLRYVRDIQGLQGRGRYGGNEDNFAAEAQPNAPPPPPPPPPPPPPSVAPSAAPTLGAAAGVVSQRADNGASSGEPSSITNTQTQGVDEGGIVKQIGRYLVILQDGRLFVADTRAGGGAQLALANRANVYRYPGQDTWYDELLTSGNRVLVTGYSYRERASEVTVFTLADNGQLTREATYYISSNDYYDVENYATRLVNGNLVIYTPLAVSAINPNRAVSWPLIRRWISDGDRETRTTRGRPLFDAQDIYKPVQSTQNPVVHSVSVCPLGGDLSGDELECRTTAFVGTGQREFFVSTSDIYLWTTPYPYEQGERCAADADASLPATIFQVPLNGASPRAIHARGQPINQLALDSSATEFRALLSMNTSGCNRASEAEMAYFRVPFTALTTTPRQAPERSYTETPTPGSMTYEVRYTQTHVVYGSRDQYRSGPPQPDSGLTNVTGRVVAVPLAQPRNATVIEAPHNIIRVERAGGDVILTGYRSDEGLSVSLLDLGARTPRIAQTQVLRNRYESEGRSHAFNALVRPEGDGIMGLPTITRVKQGHRWAWRSEASDISFLTVNAQNQLGIAGELEADPNARDSSYACEVSCVDWYGNTRALFIGNRVFGLSATELIEGELVGGRIQERQRLNLSRPVERGARGR
- a CDS encoding M10 family metallopeptidase C-terminal domain-containing protein, coding for MFIADPELNWTNNWLGFNGYGATTLIHELGHSIGLSHPGAYNFAPGIPLSYLGLAEYAQDSEQYSIMSYWAPAETGAQILDFSTFLFGNAQTPMLHDIYVAQSIYGADPTTRAGDTIYGFNSTAGRDAFDFSSNAFPNVSIYDAGGNDTIDLSGFNASVFLDLHDGAFSSGAQAAPTAAVVNANRAALTALTDGAQVFAPLTQAQIDNTINIRSGNHAIFIQGDTGVAGVRATAYDNLSIAYGTVIENGIGGSQRDVLWGNEVANRLEGRGGNDVLNGFEGADTLVGGAGNDLFVLSVVESGDKVMDFQTGLDDIDLRGTGIDMTWIGGAAFSGVAGQVRFASDVLSVDINGDGVADMIASVLGDDLVASDVLIL
- a CDS encoding ion transporter, which encodes MPLIRRKHATAKAYVHDWLEPDEPGGINFFSGTIIALVLISLFSLALETEASRADTMLDPAWLAPLQAINLAVVWIFAVEFALRFWSEGENPAHAGVMGRLRFLMQPVTIADVLAFLPELVAMVFFPEASIALFPALRALRLFRLFKLARYVPAFAIVGAAVRRAWAPLMAALCVAGAQLYIAAMMLYLIEGENKPEAFGSIARAMWWAVVTLTTVGYGDVYPETLWGRVAAGFVALAGVGIVALPTGILASSFAEEFRERHERAERAAAARRGAAE
- a CDS encoding DMT family transporter; translated protein: MQAWVMLGLAGVAEIGWVIGLKYSEGFTRIWWSSFTIVSLLVSMVLLGLAVKTLPIGTAYAVWTGIGAVGAAIAGLFLFGESANAVRLACIVMIVAGVVGLKLATPS
- a CDS encoding GIY-YIG nuclease family protein, with product MRVDESRCTAAYIMASRRHGTLYTGSALDLIPRVGDHKQGVGSKFVAKYGVTKLVWFEQFMSEARDREYEIKHWNRDWKVELIERSNPDWNDLFPVLSGAELPRRRSGS
- a CDS encoding site-specific tyrosine recombinase XerD, with protein sequence MSDSALIEAFLEMLSAERGARANTLDAYARDLEDASGEVRGGLKSASAEAIEGYVAGMGRRGLSPATARRRISALRQFYRFLLGENVRADDPTSRLDAPKRARSLPKTLALEEIERLIAVAESARDKALIELLYGAGLRVSELVALPLRSAPKPGQEHMIIEGKGGKERLVVLGRPALAALDAHLEARVGALPKNEAQRERAARWLFPSASAADGKLTRRRVAQILEAAAVKAGISPARVSPHVLRHAFATHLVEGGADLRTVQTLLGHADIATTQIYTHVAEGRLKTLVETKHPLAKKK